In Acidianus brierleyi, one genomic interval encodes:
- a CDS encoding HypC/HybG/HupF family hydrogenase formation chaperone: MCISFPAKVVSVQEFIVFVDYGNNVIEPVISNVDDLKPGDYVVVSYGMIMEKITEEEYNEMVRYSQELAQVLNHE; the protein is encoded by the coding sequence ATGTGCATAAGTTTTCCTGCTAAGGTAGTCAGCGTTCAAGAATTTATTGTATTTGTAGATTACGGAAATAATGTCATAGAACCAGTTATATCAAATGTAGATGATTTAAAGCCTGGAGATTATGTTGTAGTGAGCTATGGAATGATAATGGAAAAAATTACCGAAGAAGAATATAATGAAATGGTACGTTATAGTCAAGAACTTGCTCAGGTGTTAAATCATGAGTAA
- the hypD gene encoding hydrogenase formation protein HypD — MSEYLSLLKYYRDPHLAKALRIKIHEIAKKIDEGIMIMHVCGSHEWTITHYGIRSLLPDNVEVRAGPGCPVCITPATDIDDAVKLALDGIVVTTYGDMSRARGTKMSLEEAKALGGDVRVIYGVQDAVKMARREPNKQFLFFAVGMDTTAPATAFEILKGVPENLSFLVSYRYTPAIQGSVMESNVLGIDAFISAGHSVTITGLKPYYGYFLNSKKPMVATGFEPIDVLMSIYMILKQIEEGTPKIENEYTRSVTWEGNVKAQEVMEKVFDLEDGYVRGVAVFPKAGFRLKDDFNKINAREQYGLKDRSKTSDEYVAGARCGEVVMGLIDPPECPLYMKSCKPEDPKGAPMVSQEGTCWIWAMHKLVNVSPRCRR; from the coding sequence GTGAGTGAGTATCTTTCTCTATTAAAATATTATAGAGATCCACATCTAGCTAAAGCCTTAAGAATCAAGATTCATGAAATTGCTAAAAAAATCGATGAAGGAATAATGATAATGCATGTCTGCGGTAGTCATGAGTGGACAATAACTCACTACGGTATTAGGTCTCTTTTACCAGATAATGTAGAAGTAAGAGCTGGACCAGGATGTCCAGTTTGTATAACTCCGGCTACTGACATAGACGATGCAGTGAAACTAGCTTTAGACGGTATTGTAGTGACAACCTACGGAGATATGAGTAGAGCTAGAGGAACAAAAATGTCTTTAGAAGAAGCTAAGGCACTTGGTGGAGATGTTAGAGTTATATACGGTGTTCAAGACGCAGTAAAAATGGCAAGAAGGGAGCCAAATAAACAATTCCTATTCTTTGCAGTAGGAATGGATACAACGGCACCTGCAACCGCTTTTGAAATATTGAAGGGAGTTCCAGAAAATCTCAGTTTTTTAGTATCTTATAGATATACTCCAGCTATTCAAGGGTCTGTAATGGAGTCCAACGTATTAGGAATAGACGCCTTTATTTCGGCAGGTCATTCTGTAACTATAACTGGGTTAAAGCCATATTATGGATATTTCTTAAATTCCAAAAAACCAATGGTAGCTACAGGATTCGAACCTATTGATGTATTAATGTCAATATATATGATCCTAAAGCAAATTGAAGAAGGCACTCCAAAAATAGAAAATGAGTATACTAGGTCAGTAACTTGGGAAGGAAATGTAAAGGCCCAAGAAGTAATGGAGAAAGTTTTTGATTTAGAAGACGGTTACGTAAGAGGCGTGGCTGTGTTTCCGAAAGCTGGATTTAGATTAAAAGACGATTTCAATAAGATCAATGCCAGAGAACAATATGGGTTAAAAGATAGGTCAAAAACTTCAGATGAGTATGTAGCAGGAGCTAGATGTGGGGAAGTTGTAATGGGGTTAATAGATCCTCCAGAATGTCCGCTTTATATGAAATCATGCAAACCAGAAGATCCTAAAGGTGCCCCAATGGTTTCACAAGAAGGAACATGTTGGATATGGGCAATGCATAAATTAGTTAATGTTAGCCCCAGATGTAGGAGGTGA
- a CDS encoding nickel-dependent hydrogenase large subunit: MLSPLDLEVIDLAIEIEDGKVVNTKSSGNRLRGYEKVFIGKNPKELYSIIPRVLSTCAQSHVFAYAKASMNLSENTSKILETMVILEIIESHIRHPYTYWFPYIGGREYDFPSGDKFKKISFISKQIRNLMERIGGKWPSVDYFNIGKKIQIEQNEINKIREMWEKETLGMGVEDFLEVEEIEELKGDLSLFKKIPYFISGLNKYLTVGFPFNGDLNYSKIQDNGIEVKYDGELVEVGPLAQALTFDKMVRKLHEKIGPSPMLRELSRMKIVAYLLNQLNEINEETDGFSIRGDGVGIVESIRGSLIHDVKIDSNIKGYKIIQPTTFNASPKGALEKAVNGIPVSDPKNPWEISLAVSSLDSCFVTEVRIFEKGSLMSKKRIGGFC, from the coding sequence ATGTTATCTCCTTTAGATTTAGAAGTAATAGATTTAGCAATAGAAATAGAAGATGGTAAGGTAGTTAATACTAAATCATCAGGAAATAGACTCAGAGGATACGAAAAGGTGTTTATTGGGAAAAACCCTAAAGAATTGTACAGTATAATACCTCGTGTTCTTTCTACATGCGCTCAATCCCATGTTTTTGCATACGCTAAGGCGAGTATGAATTTAAGTGAAAATACGTCTAAGATTTTAGAGACTATGGTTATTTTAGAAATAATTGAAAGTCATATAAGGCATCCATACACTTATTGGTTTCCATATATCGGTGGAAGGGAATATGATTTTCCTTCTGGAGATAAGTTTAAGAAAATTTCGTTCATATCAAAGCAGATAAGAAATTTGATGGAAAGAATTGGAGGAAAATGGCCTAGTGTAGATTATTTTAATATTGGAAAGAAAATACAAATTGAACAGAACGAAATAAATAAAATAAGAGAAATGTGGGAAAAAGAAACTTTAGGAATGGGAGTAGAAGATTTCCTTGAGGTTGAGGAAATAGAAGAGCTTAAAGGAGATTTATCCTTATTCAAAAAAATTCCTTACTTTATATCAGGATTAAATAAATATTTGACAGTTGGTTTTCCGTTTAATGGAGATTTAAATTACAGTAAAATCCAAGATAATGGAATTGAGGTAAAATATGATGGAGAACTTGTGGAAGTAGGTCCTCTGGCTCAAGCTTTAACTTTTGATAAAATGGTTAGAAAGCTTCATGAAAAAATTGGTCCTTCCCCTATGCTGAGAGAATTAAGCAGAATGAAAATTGTAGCATATCTTTTAAATCAATTAAATGAAATAAATGAAGAAACAGATGGTTTCTCAATAAGAGGAGATGGAGTTGGTATTGTTGAGTCTATTAGAGGCTCATTAATCCATGATGTAAAGATTGATAGTAATATAAAAGGATATAAAATAATTCAACCTACTACATTTAACGCTTCCCCAAAAGGAGCTCTTGAGAAAGCTGTAAATGGAATTCCAGTAAGTGATCCTAAAAATCCTTGGGAGATCTCGTTGGCAGTAAGCTCATTAGATTCATGTTTTGTTACTGAAGTTAGAATATTCGAGAAAGGTAGTTTAATGAGTAAGAAAAGGATAGGAGGATTCTGTTAA
- the hypE gene encoding hydrogenase expression/formation protein HypE has protein sequence MNKDVITLLHGAGGSYMYSLIKEIFYQLNDGFGEINLGMLDDGSIVNDIVLTTDSFIVRPIFFKGGDIGRLSVTGTVNDIAMMGGDPVALSLGVIIEEGFKKEDLEKIVKSIKDTSIEAGVHIITGDTKVMERGSIDKIVINTSGIGFRSRQLDHNIETLRKTREPLRWLVPLNLRPGDKIIVTGSIGDHAIAILSSREGIGFQANIVSDAAPLNKLMNDIMEIGGIADAKDPTRGGLADLLNDWSEKSKLGIYLKEENIPVRDEVRSAVEFMGMDIMELGNEGKAVIAVSPEFEKDVLNELWSNPLGKDAAVIGEVTKDVEGVVMETVIGGKRYIGRPLGDPVPRIC, from the coding sequence ATGAATAAGGACGTTATAACTCTTCTCCATGGAGCTGGAGGATCTTACATGTACTCGTTAATTAAGGAAATTTTCTACCAACTCAATGACGGATTTGGAGAAATTAACTTAGGAATGTTAGACGATGGTTCAATAGTTAACGATATAGTTCTTACTACGGACTCATTTATAGTTAGGCCAATATTTTTCAAAGGAGGAGATATAGGAAGGCTTAGTGTTACTGGAACTGTTAATGATATAGCTATGATGGGTGGAGATCCTGTAGCTCTAAGTCTTGGAGTAATTATTGAAGAAGGATTTAAAAAAGAAGATCTAGAGAAAATTGTTAAAAGCATAAAGGATACTTCAATCGAAGCCGGAGTCCACATAATAACTGGAGATACTAAAGTAATGGAAAGAGGGAGTATAGATAAAATAGTTATAAACACTTCTGGTATTGGCTTCAGATCACGACAATTAGATCATAACATTGAGACATTAAGAAAAACTAGAGAACCATTAAGATGGCTTGTCCCTTTAAATCTAAGACCAGGAGATAAAATAATAGTAACTGGGAGTATAGGAGATCATGCAATTGCAATACTTTCCTCTAGAGAGGGAATAGGCTTCCAAGCTAACATTGTCTCCGATGCAGCACCATTAAATAAGCTTATGAACGATATTATGGAAATAGGAGGAATAGCAGACGCTAAAGATCCTACACGTGGAGGTTTAGCCGATTTATTAAACGATTGGTCTGAAAAATCAAAATTAGGTATTTATTTAAAGGAAGAAAATATACCAGTAAGAGACGAAGTAAGATCTGCTGTAGAATTCATGGGAATGGATATAATGGAACTTGGAAATGAAGGAAAGGCTGTAATTGCAGTATCTCCAGAATTTGAAAAGGACGTTTTAAACGAACTTTGGTCAAATCCGCTTGGAAAGGACGCTGCAGTAATAGGCGAAGTTACAAAAGACGTAGAAGGAGTAGTAATGGAAACAGTAATAGGAGGTAAAAGATATATAGGGAGACCTCTAGGTGATCCAGTACCCAGAATTTGTTAG
- a CDS encoding peroxiredoxin has product MEEKRKLGLVFASGAANRICCIAIYGGAALASGWEVKLHLVNEGVVAFKKDVLPKLNSLDMGMTIRPDFYLPYTEQYLKNVESAVKNGQLKDWYSFLKQLKTDYPNDFKIYACPVASAFYNIKKEDLVEIVDEIKGAESFLEEIYGGVVMYI; this is encoded by the coding sequence ATGGAAGAAAAGAGAAAATTAGGCCTAGTATTTGCATCAGGAGCAGCAAATAGAATTTGTTGCATAGCTATATACGGTGGTGCAGCTCTCGCATCTGGATGGGAAGTAAAACTGCATCTAGTAAACGAAGGGGTTGTTGCTTTTAAAAAGGACGTATTACCTAAATTGAATTCTTTAGATATGGGAATGACTATACGGCCAGATTTTTACTTACCTTATACTGAACAATATTTAAAAAACGTTGAGTCTGCTGTAAAGAATGGTCAATTAAAAGATTGGTATTCATTTCTAAAACAATTAAAGACGGATTATCCGAACGATTTTAAAATCTATGCATGCCCAGTAGCTTCAGCGTTTTATAATATAAAAAAGGAAGATCTAGTCGAAATAGTGGATGAAATAAAAGGCGCAGAATCTTTCCTAGAAGAAATATATGGAGGAGTTGTAATGTATATTTAA
- a CDS encoding nickel-dependent hydrogenase large subunit, translating to MNEKIISPLNRVEGDLDLKVVFRGNKVIEAYPMSRLFRGIEIILKNKYPMDSLVITPRICGICGGSHLMSAVEALDMAYKAEVPPNAVLLRNIMALAEMGQNDVRHTYLMFMIDTVNKKYEKMDFYKDMVTRWAPFYGTSYKAAVKWSKRYTEIYAIFGGQWPHGSSMVPGGVTADPYPNDILKARGIINEITSEFIEKVMLGGPLDQFLQLKSVKDLDQWSQDYPNGDISKLWIYGREMKWDKIGKGSNFLMSFGHVPSAEDYTTENPKLRFKRGILNLDTMEFSSIDQANMLEFVTKSFYSYSNGDIGLHPFEGETNPLSPFSNDKYTFTKTFRYKLNGKLIAPEVGALSMMAVDNNPLIIDLLNKLGSNVLLREIARFVRLAIISEIIIEELEKFRFGEPTYKKPLDIAESKGYGLVEASRGSLGHWIVIKDNKIFNYQVVTPTQINMGPEDSYGNISHMSKALIGTIVEDIENPIELAHIVRSHDACMVCNVHVLDGNVEKMVLRL from the coding sequence TTGAATGAAAAAATAATAAGCCCGTTAAATAGGGTAGAGGGAGATCTAGACCTTAAGGTAGTCTTCCGTGGTAATAAGGTAATAGAAGCATATCCAATGTCAAGACTTTTTAGAGGTATAGAAATAATTCTTAAAAATAAATATCCCATGGATTCCTTAGTTATTACGCCTAGAATATGTGGGATATGTGGAGGATCTCATTTAATGTCTGCGGTAGAAGCGTTAGACATGGCATATAAGGCCGAAGTTCCACCTAACGCTGTTCTCCTAAGAAACATAATGGCGTTGGCTGAAATGGGACAAAACGACGTTAGACATACTTATCTAATGTTCATGATAGATACTGTAAATAAAAAGTATGAAAAAATGGACTTTTATAAAGATATGGTTACCAGATGGGCACCTTTTTATGGTACGTCTTATAAAGCTGCAGTTAAGTGGTCTAAAAGATATACAGAAATATATGCTATTTTTGGAGGACAATGGCCTCATGGTTCTTCCATGGTGCCCGGAGGAGTAACTGCAGACCCTTATCCTAATGATATTTTAAAGGCAAGAGGTATAATTAATGAGATTACTTCAGAATTTATAGAAAAAGTAATGCTTGGAGGCCCATTAGATCAGTTCCTCCAACTTAAATCCGTCAAAGATTTGGATCAATGGTCTCAAGACTATCCTAACGGTGATATTTCGAAGTTGTGGATTTATGGTAGAGAAATGAAGTGGGATAAAATAGGGAAGGGATCCAATTTTCTAATGTCCTTTGGTCATGTACCTTCGGCTGAAGATTATACTACGGAGAATCCTAAGCTTAGGTTCAAGAGAGGTATATTGAATCTGGATACTATGGAATTCAGTTCTATAGATCAAGCAAATATGCTAGAATTTGTTACAAAATCTTTCTATTCTTATTCAAATGGAGATATAGGACTTCATCCTTTTGAAGGCGAGACTAATCCTCTTTCTCCATTCTCTAATGATAAGTATACTTTTACAAAAACATTTAGATATAAATTGAATGGAAAATTGATTGCACCAGAAGTAGGTGCTCTTTCTATGATGGCAGTCGATAATAATCCTCTTATTATCGACCTCCTAAATAAATTGGGTTCTAATGTACTTTTGAGGGAAATTGCGAGATTTGTTAGACTAGCAATTATAAGCGAAATAATTATAGAAGAATTAGAAAAATTTAGATTCGGAGAACCAACGTATAAAAAACCTTTAGACATAGCTGAATCCAAAGGATATGGGTTAGTAGAGGCATCTAGAGGTTCTCTTGGACATTGGATAGTAATAAAGGACAATAAAATATTCAATTACCAAGTAGTTACTCCTACTCAAATAAATATGGGACCAGAAGACTCATACGGAAATATTAGTCATATGAGTAAGGCTCTCATTGGGACTATAGTTGAAGACATTGAAAATCCTATAGAATTGGCGCATATAGTAAGATCTCACGATGCTTGCATGGTATGTAATGTTCATGTATTGGATGGAAATGTAGAAAAAATGGTGCTTAGACTTTGA
- a CDS encoding class II aldolase/adducin family protein, which yields MCQTDEEQLKKEIVNSVKTLYWKGMISNAGGNQSARLPGANKIWITPSGYPRVSLEPEDLIAIDMEGNVIEGDLKPSIETFMHLEVYKNRPDVNAVIHAHSPYTMGMAISGFLEITHGEAAAILGDIKIIPYSHPGTIELAKNVGYAVKGEGAKVPRIVILMNHGILSVGACIHEARAFAEIMEEWSRFNVAAKVLGGIKYKLDQKDLRKPGARYIRAVKFGGRSGK from the coding sequence TTGTGTCAAACAGATGAAGAACAGTTAAAGAAGGAGATAGTAAATAGTGTAAAAACTCTTTATTGGAAAGGTATGATTAGTAATGCTGGTGGAAATCAAAGCGCGAGATTACCTGGGGCAAATAAAATCTGGATAACACCTTCAGGATATCCTAGAGTTAGTTTAGAGCCGGAAGACCTAATAGCTATAGACATGGAAGGTAACGTTATAGAAGGTGACTTAAAACCATCAATTGAAACATTTATGCATTTGGAAGTATATAAAAATAGGCCTGATGTAAACGCAGTAATTCATGCGCATTCCCCATATACTATGGGAATGGCTATTTCAGGATTTTTAGAAATAACTCATGGGGAAGCAGCTGCTATACTTGGAGATATAAAGATCATTCCTTATTCTCATCCTGGTACAATAGAACTTGCAAAAAATGTAGGCTATGCTGTAAAAGGTGAAGGAGCAAAAGTTCCTAGGATAGTTATACTAATGAACCACGGTATACTTTCAGTAGGTGCTTGTATTCATGAAGCTAGGGCTTTTGCTGAGATTATGGAGGAATGGTCTAGATTTAATGTTGCTGCTAAAGTATTAGGAGGAATAAAATATAAACTAGATCAAAAAGATCTTAGAAAACCTGGAGCTAGATATATAAGGGCGGTAAAGTTTGGTGGAAGATCTGGAAAATGA
- a CDS encoding hydrogenase maturation protease, translating to MRILIAGIGNIFMRDDGCGSFLAEALEGKVEADVQDFGTGGISLVDELEKYDVIIILDIADINEDIKVFEVNDINEDDIVQTVLSMSFGGSHGLGIEDILTILKSKGSKVKIILLTCKPKILNPGIGLSDECLKNAFLAIDELEKILKQFNVKVDRNEIKEALISRIRRIR from the coding sequence ATGAGAATTCTAATAGCTGGTATAGGGAACATTTTCATGAGAGATGATGGATGTGGAAGTTTCCTGGCTGAAGCTCTTGAAGGAAAAGTAGAAGCGGATGTACAAGACTTCGGTACTGGAGGAATTTCTTTGGTTGATGAATTAGAAAAATACGATGTTATAATAATTTTAGATATAGCAGATATAAACGAAGATATTAAAGTTTTTGAAGTAAATGATATAAACGAAGATGATATTGTTCAAACAGTTCTCTCCATGTCATTTGGGGGATCCCATGGTTTGGGTATAGAAGATATTTTAACAATTTTAAAAAGTAAAGGAAGTAAAGTAAAAATAATTCTTTTAACATGTAAACCAAAAATACTAAATCCAGGAATAGGGTTAAGCGATGAGTGTTTAAAAAATGCATTTCTTGCTATTGACGAACTAGAGAAAATTCTGAAACAATTCAATGTCAAAGTAGATAGAAATGAAATTAAAGAAGCACTAATATCTAGAATCAGAAGAATTAGATAA
- a CDS encoding acyl-CoA dehydrogenase family protein, which produces MVFPFRSLEDFKIEINQDHELFRESMKEFMEKEVRQHVEKGENSGDIPKEIKEKSKELGLYGLDMPEKYGGQGGNYIYLLIATEEMSRVWPSMATFFLINWMFSNAINKFGSEYLKEKYIPDIVSGKKVAAFANTEPGAGTDVAGIQSVAKKIDDHYVITGKKMFITNGDIADYYIVTARTSSEEKRWKGISMFVIEKDFPGFKVESRISTTGLKASHTAELSLNEVKVPKENLVGEEGLGFKYAVASFDYARTIVSAQAVGIGQAALEKLLEYSLQRTSFNQKLASFQMVQQKISESMADIYSSRLMTYWAGNLYVEGKEDDYVSVASLAKFFSTEAAERTILRAMTVHGGYGVSVSTGLERMLRDIQILKTYEGTNDIQRLSAAKYMLKKVYGFS; this is translated from the coding sequence ATGGTCTTTCCTTTCCGAAGTTTAGAGGATTTCAAAATAGAAATAAATCAAGATCATGAGCTATTTAGAGAATCAATGAAAGAATTCATGGAAAAAGAAGTTAGGCAACATGTAGAAAAAGGAGAGAACTCTGGAGATATACCTAAGGAAATAAAGGAGAAATCAAAGGAATTAGGACTTTATGGATTAGATATGCCAGAAAAATATGGAGGACAGGGAGGAAATTATATTTATTTATTGATAGCTACTGAGGAAATGAGTAGAGTATGGCCGTCAATGGCTACTTTCTTTTTAATAAATTGGATGTTTTCAAACGCAATTAATAAATTTGGAAGTGAATATTTGAAAGAAAAATATATTCCTGACATAGTTTCTGGTAAAAAAGTAGCAGCTTTTGCTAATACTGAACCTGGCGCAGGTACGGATGTGGCTGGAATTCAGAGCGTAGCTAAGAAAATTGACGATCATTACGTTATTACTGGGAAAAAGATGTTTATTACGAATGGCGATATTGCTGACTATTATATAGTTACAGCAAGAACATCATCAGAAGAAAAAAGATGGAAAGGAATTTCAATGTTCGTTATAGAGAAGGATTTTCCAGGTTTTAAAGTTGAAAGCAGAATATCAACAACTGGACTGAAGGCTTCGCATACTGCCGAGTTATCACTAAATGAAGTAAAAGTTCCAAAAGAAAATTTGGTAGGAGAAGAAGGATTAGGATTTAAATATGCTGTAGCATCGTTTGATTATGCACGAACAATAGTTTCAGCACAAGCTGTGGGAATAGGTCAAGCAGCGTTGGAGAAATTATTGGAATATTCTCTGCAGAGAACTTCTTTTAATCAGAAATTAGCAAGTTTTCAAATGGTTCAACAGAAAATTTCTGAATCAATGGCTGATATATATTCTTCTAGGCTAATGACCTATTGGGCTGGAAATCTTTATGTAGAAGGTAAAGAAGACGATTATGTGAGTGTTGCTTCATTAGCTAAATTCTTTTCAACTGAGGCAGCAGAAAGAACTATATTGAGAGCAATGACCGTGCATGGAGGATATGGAGTATCTGTCTCTACGGGATTAGAAAGAATGCTTAGAGATATTCAAATACTAAAGACATATGAGGGAACAAACGATATACAGAGACTATCTGCGGCTAAATACATGTTAAAAAAAGTCTATGGATTTTCATAG
- a CDS encoding DUF3211 domain-containing protein: MKYHTEINTSHTMDSLKILLSDPNFVLPRIFKSIKDLKVNGSSFYGKAKYMGIEHELNGNVYSSLNEISCIFTLRHGKDFGSGKLMFTLQSNKVSIFLEYEGWMERVSFSLINRWINDFLKNFEEDIRMERIRRKI; this comes from the coding sequence GTGAAATATCACACAGAGATAAATACTTCACACACTATGGATTCATTAAAGATATTACTTTCTGATCCGAATTTTGTATTACCTAGAATATTTAAATCAATAAAAGATTTAAAAGTAAACGGATCTTCTTTTTATGGGAAAGCTAAGTATATGGGAATAGAGCATGAGCTTAATGGTAATGTATATTCTTCATTAAACGAAATTTCGTGTATATTTACTTTGAGACATGGAAAAGATTTTGGATCAGGAAAACTAATGTTTACTCTTCAATCAAATAAAGTATCAATATTTTTAGAATATGAGGGGTGGATGGAAAGAGTATCTTTCTCATTGATAAATAGATGGATTAACGATTTTTTAAAAAATTTTGAAGAAGATATAAGAATGGAAAGAATTAGAAGGAAAATATAA
- a CDS encoding HypC/HybG/HupF family hydrogenase formation chaperone, translated as MCVAFPGKVIEINDEFGKVDFGNGTIRDNILLSLVNAKVGDYVLVHAGYAIQVVDEEEARKSIELWNEMTNDLPEEKKKQDFNEVVGGES; from the coding sequence ATGTGTGTAGCATTCCCCGGAAAGGTAATAGAAATCAACGATGAATTCGGTAAAGTAGATTTTGGAAATGGAACTATAAGAGATAATATACTTTTATCTTTAGTTAATGCCAAAGTAGGAGACTATGTTTTAGTTCATGCAGGTTATGCAATTCAAGTAGTAGATGAAGAGGAAGCCAGAAAGTCTATAGAGTTATGGAACGAAATGACTAATGATCTTCCAGAAGAGAAAAAGAAACAGGACTTTAATGAAGTTGTAGGTGGAGAATCGTGA
- a CDS encoding hydrogenase translates to MRNLLWLQGGACSGNTLSLLNASDPDVFEFFSQHNIKLLWHPSLSLDSIGVKRIMEDIINGKIRLNIFVFEGSVILGPNNSGTFNMFAGKPMKDWVKYLAPLSEYIIAVGDCASFGGIPAADPNPTQSTGLQFFKKEIGGFLGKNFRTKSGLPIINISGCPAHPDWILTTISLISEGKMTEDMLDEFNRPKIFYSTTTQFGCPRQPYFTYKISSKELGHKEGCLYFDLGCRGAYTKSPCNSILWNNQSSKTRVGTPCMGCTEFDFPTFNFFHTEKNRSGIPKRLPLGMSRGTYVTFSAVAKGSAPQFLVRPLIKKKGDWIE, encoded by the coding sequence ATGAGAAACTTACTTTGGTTACAAGGAGGAGCTTGCAGTGGTAACACGTTATCGTTGCTCAACGCATCAGATCCGGACGTATTTGAATTCTTTAGCCAACATAACATAAAGTTACTTTGGCATCCCTCATTATCATTAGATAGTATTGGTGTTAAAAGAATCATGGAAGATATAATAAATGGAAAAATTCGCCTAAATATATTTGTTTTTGAAGGATCAGTAATTTTAGGACCTAATAATTCTGGAACTTTTAACATGTTTGCTGGTAAACCTATGAAAGATTGGGTAAAATATTTAGCTCCTTTAAGCGAATATATAATAGCTGTAGGAGACTGTGCCTCATTTGGGGGCATCCCTGCAGCAGATCCGAATCCTACTCAATCTACTGGATTACAATTCTTTAAAAAAGAAATTGGAGGATTTCTAGGTAAGAATTTTAGAACTAAATCGGGTTTGCCTATAATTAATATTTCAGGATGTCCAGCACATCCTGATTGGATTCTAACTACAATATCATTAATTTCAGAAGGCAAAATGACAGAAGATATGCTTGATGAGTTTAATAGACCTAAGATATTTTATTCTACTACAACGCAGTTTGGTTGCCCTAGACAGCCATATTTCACTTATAAAATAAGTTCTAAGGAGTTAGGTCATAAAGAAGGATGTCTTTATTTTGATCTAGGCTGTAGGGGTGCTTATACTAAAAGTCCTTGTAATAGTATATTATGGAATAACCAGAGTAGTAAAACCAGAGTAGGAACTCCATGTATGGGATGTACTGAATTTGATTTTCCTACATTTAATTTCTTTCATACTGAAAAAAACAGATCTGGAATACCAAAAAGACTTCCTTTAGGAATGAGCAGAGGAACATATGTAACTTTTTCAGCAGTAGCTAAGGGATCTGCACCCCAATTTCTTGTTAGACCATTAATTAAGAAGAAAGGGGATTGGATTGAATGA
- a CDS encoding HypC/HybG/HupF family hydrogenase formation chaperone — protein sequence MSNFDPYDMAYIGRIIEIKDGTAIVDFNGIRRDIELGLIEAKEGDYILVHAGYAIKKVKKEDIENELKNMLNKIKD from the coding sequence ATGAGTAACTTTGATCCTTATGATATGGCGTACATAGGAAGGATAATTGAAATAAAAGACGGTACAGCGATAGTAGATTTCAATGGTATAAGAAGAGATATAGAATTAGGATTGATTGAAGCAAAAGAAGGCGATTATATTCTAGTTCATGCAGGATATGCCATAAAGAAGGTAAAAAAGGAAGATATAGAAAATGAATTAAAAAATATGTTGAATAAAATTAAAGATTAA
- a CDS encoding winged helix-turn-helix transcriptional regulator, with product MDCPLREDKDLCMTYNPKIFELITRKYTLTILLLLDKYGALRFNEIMRKIDGITQRSLSIRLKEMEESLLIKREIVNNRPIVINYSITIQGKAVKNAILMLLQLTNLISPTEKDYFA from the coding sequence ATGGATTGCCCCTTAAGAGAAGACAAAGATTTATGCATGACATATAATCCAAAAATATTTGAATTGATAACAAGAAAGTATACCCTTACAATACTTTTGCTTTTAGATAAATACGGAGCTCTTAGATTTAACGAAATCATGAGAAAAATAGATGGCATTACCCAAAGATCTTTGTCAATAAGATTGAAAGAAATGGAAGAATCATTATTAATAAAGAGGGAGATAGTAAACAATAGACCTATTGTAATCAATTATAGCATAACTATTCAAGGAAAGGCAGTTAAGAACGCTATACTTATGCTCTTACAATTAACAAACTTGATATCCCCAACCGAAAAGGATTATTTTGCTTGA